GAAAAGAATTTGTCTTTGGTAGCATTTGATTCATTTAATGCGATAATATTTTCTTGTATTTTATTTTTTTGAGCTTGAAGTATTGATTGATTTTCTTCAAGTATAAGATTCTTTTGTTTGATTTCATTGGTGCGTTCTTTAACACGTTCTTCCAGTTTTAATTTGTCCTTTTTGAGTTCACTCAATCGAATTCTGAATATTATAATAATAAGTAGTAGAAAAGTGGCAATGAAAAGAATGTAAAAAGTACTGGTTTTCCACCAGGGTGGGATTATAATGATTTTTATTGATCTGCCCTCTTCGTTCCATATACCATTACTGCTTGATCCAATCACTTTAAAAGTATATTCTCCTGCCGGAAGATTCGTATATGTAGCGTGACGCCTTGTTCCAAGCCTGTTCCACTCTTTTTCAAAATTTTCGAGCATATACGCATATTGATTTTTTTCGGTATAGGTGTAATCAAGGGCCGTAAAACTGAATGAGAAGATGTCTTCCCTGTGTGTTAATTTAATGGTGTCTGTTACGATGATCGATTTTTGTAAAATACGCTTCCCGTTGATTGAATCGAATGGCGATATAGATTTATTAAAAAGCTGAAAATCGGAAATTAAAACCGGAGGGATATATTTTTTCTGAACCAGATTTTGAGGTTTAAACACATTTAATCCATTGATCCCCCCAAAATAAATATCACCTTCAGAGCTTTTATAGTAGGCCCCTGAATTAAATTCACCTTCCTGTAATCCATCCTCAACACCAAAATTGGTAAACTCTTTATTTATGGGATCGAGTTTTGATAGACCACGATTGGTACTCATCCATAAATTGTACTCGTTGTCTTCGATGATCCCATATACTACATTGTTGACCAGCCCGTCTGTTTCATTAAATCGCGAAATTTTCCTGCTTAATGGTTCAATTTTATTCAGTCCTCCTCCATAAGTGCCAACCCAAATATTACCTGAATGATCTTCAGTTACACCCATGATCAGGTGATGACTTAAACTATTTTCATTGTTCGGGTCAGGGATATACCTATCAAAGATTTCTTTTTCCGGATCAAATTTGGCGACACCATTTCCTGTTCCTATCCATAACTCTCCATTTTTGTTACCGATAATGGAATATACCCGATTGTCATTCAAACTATTCGAATTACCTTCTTCATAATTATAACATTTGAATTTATCAGTCGTAGGATCAAGCCGATTTAATCCACCCGAAACAGTACCAATCCAGATCATCCCATTTCTGTCTTCAAAAATTGCCCTGATGTTATTATTACTGAGACCATCATTGCTCAAATTATTTTTACGGTAATGTTTAAAGATTTTAGTTTGCGGATCGTATTTACTTATACCTGCATCTCTGGTGCCAATCCAAATATTTCCTTTTTTATCCTGAAAAACCACCCTGATCAAATTACTGGATATGGAATTTGGATCATTTGGATTGTTTAGGAGATGTGTATATTTCCCTGCTTTTTTATCAAAAATACTGATTCCCTCGTGTGTGCCAATCCAAAGAAGATGATTGTTGTCCAACAGAATAGAACGTATTTCATTACTTATTAAGCTATTTGGATTGTTAAGATCATGGTAGAAATATCCGAAATTTTCATTGTTTGTATTTGTTTTATTTAGCACGGTTGCTCCTATCCACAGGATTCCGGATCGATCTTCGAAAATTTTCCGAACTCCATTATCGCTCAGACTTATCGGATTCCCTGGTTGATTTATCCATCTCGTGAAATGTTTGGTTTCCCGGTCGTACAAATTGAGTCCCCCGCCATCAACACCAATCCATAAATGTTGATAACTATCTTCAAAAATTGAAGTTATGAAATTGCCCCCGATGCTATTATTATCTTCAGGTATTGTTTCATATGATGTAAACCGATTTGATGCCTTATCATAAAGATTTAAACCTTTATCAGTACCGATCCATATATTTTGTTGCTTATCTTCATAAATACAGGTGATGTTGTTACGGCTAAGCCCATCTTTAATAGTAAATAAGCGAAAGTCATTAGTTACGGAATTAATCCTTAATAACCCATTTGAGGAACCTATCCAAATCATTCCTGATTCTGTCTCGGAAGTATAAATGGCATTTATTGCCCGAGGATTTTGTTCAATGGGGTTTCGGTTTTGATGACTGTATTTTGTAAATTTAAGTGTTGTCATATCAAAACCGAATATCCCATGATTGGTGCCTATCCATAACAAATTCGGATCGGTTTTGGATTGGGCAATCACATTAATGTTTTTGTTTGTATTATTCAAAGGGATAGAATCGCTTCCGTGATTTTCATAATGAATAAATCTTTCGGTTATGAAATCATATCGATTTAATCCCGATTCGGTTCCTATCCAAAAATTTTCCTTACTGTCAATAAATAGGCATAATACATAACTGTCTGAAATAGAATTAGGATTAGCCGGATCATTCCTGTAAATTTTAAAATCGTAACCATCATATCGGTTTAGCCCATCTTGAGTTCCAATCCAAATAAATCCATATTTATCCTGAACAATCCCACTAATAAAAGCTTGAGAAAGTCCATCTTTAGGTGTAAGATGTTGA
The Bacteroidota bacterium DNA segment above includes these coding regions:
- a CDS encoding SMP-30/gluconolactonase/LRE family protein encodes the protein MKKILCIFLVILFSFMTAKSQNLSLRFQHLTPKDGLSQAFISGIVQDKYGFIWIGTQDGLNRYDGYDFKIYRNDPANPNSISDSYVLCLFIDSKENFWIGTESGLNRYDFITERFIHYENHGSDSIPLNNTNKNINVIAQSKTDPNLLWIGTNHGIFGFDMTTLKFTKYSHQNRNPIEQNPRAINAIYTSETESGMIWIGSSNGLLRINSVTNDFRLFTIKDGLSRNNITCIYEDKQQNIWIGTDKGLNLYDKASNRFTSYETIPEDNNSIGGNFITSIFEDSYQHLWIGVDGGGLNLYDRETKHFTRWINQPGNPISLSDNGVRKIFEDRSGILWIGATVLNKTNTNNENFGYFYHDLNNPNSLISNEIRSILLDNNHLLWIGTHEGISIFDKKAGKYTHLLNNPNDPNSISSNLIRVVFQDKKGNIWIGTRDAGISKYDPQTKIFKHYRKNNLSNDGLSNNNIRAIFEDRNGMIWIGTVSGGLNRLDPTTDKFKCYNYEEGNSNSLNDNRVYSIIGNKNGELWIGTGNGVAKFDPEKEIFDRYIPDPNNENSLSHHLIMGVTEDHSGNIWVGTYGGGLNKIEPLSRKISRFNETDGLVNNVVYGIIEDNEYNLWMSTNRGLSKLDPINKEFTNFGVEDGLQEGEFNSGAYYKSSEGDIYFGGINGLNVFKPQNLVQKKYIPPVLISDFQLFNKSISPFDSINGKRILQKSIIVTDTIKLTHREDIFSFSFTALDYTYTEKNQYAYMLENFEKEWNRLGTRRHATYTNLPAGEYTFKVIGSSSNGIWNEEGRSIKIIIIPPWWKTSTFYILFIATFLLLIIIIFRIRLSELKKDKLKLEERVKERTNEIKQKNLILEENQSILQAQKNKIQENIIALNESNATKDKFFSIIAHDLKNPFNSILGFSNSGES